The Arachis hypogaea cultivar Tifrunner chromosome 19, arahy.Tifrunner.gnm2.J5K5, whole genome shotgun sequence genome has a window encoding:
- the LOC112780067 gene encoding uncharacterized protein: MATIQSDILYAFCKASSTFRSVPRSIVFCRLISSPHRPSFRLRAFTNGGAGESSSPAAVKLPEKPSICTADELHYVSVSNSDWRLALWRYHPSPQAPRRNHPLLLLSGVGTNAIGYDLSPGSSFARYMSGQGFETWILELRGAGLSVNGSNSKDIQKSSQAISDRMEATSESASNSNGVVASEKELNNILDAISDKMESASKSASKLNGAVASEKELNNNSEAISESVTSSSLEVETGNGAVSEELTRLATVWDESKLVARLTETFMRLSERVSGFLSDNQSKIMSTKLLDQISKLLVDSPLYERFNEIRGKLSALLETGQNSGITNQITDLSQKLVKIIEESQLSVSPPLFDLQARFTSTIEDFQRQLDLMVKYDWDFDHYLEEDVPAAIEYIMNESKPKDGKLLAIGHSMGGILLYSMLSRFACEEKESRLAAVVTLASSLDYTSSKSTLKLLLPLADPAQALNVPVVPLGAMLAAAYPLSSRPPYVLSWLNTLISAEDMMDADLLKRLVLNNFCTIPAKLILQLTTAFRERGLCNRNGTFFYKDHIHKNNVPILAIAGDRDMICPPEAVKETVKLIPDHLVTYKLFGEPEGPHYAHYDLVGGRMAVEQVYPCIIEFLSSHDK; this comes from the exons ATGGCAACCATCCAATCCGATATACTCTATGCTTTCTGCAAAGCCTCTTCCACTTTTCGTTCCGTCCCACGCTCCATCGTCTTCTGCCGCCTCATATCTTCGCCGCACAGGCCGTCCTTCCGCCTCAGGGCTTTTACCAACGGCGGCGCCGGTGAATCATCTTCTCCTGCCGCCGTGAAGCTTCCTGAGAAGCCTTCCATTTGCACCGCCGACGAGCTTCACTATGTGTCCGTGTCCAATTCCGATTGGAGGCTGGCGCTGTGGCGGTACCACCCTTCTCCTCAG gCACCTCGAAGGAATCACCCTCTGTTACTGTTGTCTGGAGTTGGCACTAACGCCATTGGATATGACCTTTCTCCTGGG TCATCATTTGCACGCTACATGTCTGGTCAGGGTTTTGAAACCTGGATCCTTGAATTACGAGGAGCTGGTTTGAGTGTCAATGGTTCAAATTCCAAAGATATTCAAAAGTCTTCCCAAGCAATATCTGACAGGATGGAAGCTACTTCAGAAAGTGCATCTAACTCGAATGGAGTTGTGGCCTCAGAAAAAGAGTTGAATAACATTTTAGATGCAATATCTGACAAGATGGAATCTGCTTCGAAGAGTGCATCGAAGTTAAATGGTGCTGTGGCTTCAGAAAAAGAATTGAATAACAATTCAGAAGCAATATCTGAATCTGTCACTTCTTCCTCCCTGGAAGTAGAAACTGGCAATGGTGCAGTCAGTGAAGAACTTACTAGGTTAGCTACTGTTTGGGATGAATCAAAATTGGTTGCAAGGTTGACAGAGACTTTTATGCGTTTGTCTGAAAGAGTATCTGGGTTTCTTAGTGATAACCAATCTAAGATAATGTCTACCAAATTACTTGATCAAATATCAAAACTTTTGGTTGATTCTCCATTATATGAACGATTCAATGAGATAAGAGGAAAGCTTTCAGCTTTGTTGGAAACAGGGCAAAACTCTGGTATTACTAATCAAATAACTGATCTGAGTCAAAAGCTAGTAAAAATTATTGAGGAAAGCCAGCTCTCTGTTTCTCCGCCGTTATTTGATCTACAAGCACGCTTTACTTCTACCATAGAAGATTTTCAAAGGCAACTTGACTTGATGGTGAAGTATGATTGGGACTTCGATCATTACTTGGAAGAAGATGTTCCTGCTGCG ATAGAATACATAATGAATGAAAGCAAGCCAAAAGATGGTAAATTGCTTGCAATTGGACACTCCATGGGTGGTATCTTGCTGTACTCGATGCTGTCACGGTTTG CTTGTGAAGAAAAAGAATCCAGATTAGCTGCAGTGGTTACACTAGCATCATCTTTAGACTACACGTCATCCAAATCAACTCTAAAGTTGCTCTTACCCCTT GCAGACCCTGCACAGGCTCTGAATGTCCCTGTTGTTCCCTTGGGAGCAATGTTGGCTGCAGCTTATCCTCTTTCATCTCGTCCACCATATGTGTTGTCGTGGTTAAATACTTTGATTTCTGCTGAGGACATGATGGATGCAGATTTGTTAAAAAGGCTGGTCTTAAATAACTTCT GTACTATACCAGCAAAACTTATCTTGCAACTCACAACAGCATTTAGAGAGCGTGGGTTATGTAACAGGAATGGGACCTTTTTCTACAAGGATCATATACACAAAAACAATGTCCCTATCTTAGCTATTGCTGGAGACCGAGATATGATTTGTCCACCTGAAGCTGTGAAAG aAACTGTTAAGCTGATTCCTGATCACCTGGTTACCTATAAACTTTTTGGCGAGCCTGAAGGTCCACATTATGCTCATTATGACTTGGTTGGAGGAAGAATG GCAGTGGAGCAGGTTTATCCATGCATAATTGAATTTCTGAGTAGTCACGACAAGTGA
- the LOC112775656 gene encoding uncharacterized protein, with product MEAQPPTPPHTAQPPPLSSVAPPPQQPQQPAPPPPSHLNYPDSVDSSPRSRNTDSWDEPFPPASSKLRLMCSYGGHIVPRPHDKSLCYVGGDTRIVVVERTTSLADLSTRLSKTFLNGRPFSLKYQLPNEDLDSLISVTTDEDLDNMIDEYDRTNNNPSVKPSRIRLFLFPTKPESVQSIPPILESSAKSDDWFLNALNGSGLLNRGFSDSASVNCLLGLDDDASGNNVDHSSRDPVEASSQPGSFGNGKNPKQEVHSVPDSPMLETTSSFGSTSSSPSLANLPPIRVHVEDGSGGGGVRMVQDHKVLGIEEQFAQMGVSVAGGLGQKQDEGLVVLSSPPPPPVPVTLSAAGVGVPVSSALVAGEYQNRVFSDDERSDHGVPVGYRKPPTPQPQLQQQPQQQPQLQPQPQPQQTQSQSQPQHQQVLQPQFQPKSTGVVDLPSPDSVSSDSSLSNAISRQKAVIYQDQVQIQPGTTRVPSNPVDPKLNVSDPHGRIQMQQLVQDPGYLLQQQFEQQPPQQQPQQQQQQQFIHGTHFIHHAPPGAVPISAYYPVYPSQQQSHHQVYYVPARQPPAYNMPVQQPNMAESASSIPSSRPQTPPNPTTLVPPSAAYNPMRNAPMPKTEMTAAAYRAVSAGTPQLVQVPTSQHQQQYVAYSQIHHPSQSIAQNSAPPHNYAFDYADPAHAQIYYSQPLAPSMPSQYQTMTAAAMVMPDGSTQQPSDNMKQQIRTSQPL from the exons ATGGAGGCGCAACCTCCAACGCCACCACACACCGCACAGCCTCCGCCGTTGTCTTCGGTGGCGCCGCCGCCACAACAACCTCAGCAACCAGCGCCGCCACCGCCGTCACACCTGAACTACCCTGACTCGGTGGACTCGTCCCCACGCTCTCGCAACACGGACTCATGGGACGAGCCCTTCCCGCCGGCGTCATCGAAGCTCCGGCTTATGTGCAGCTATGGCGGCCACATCGTTCCCCGGCCTCACGACAAGTCGCTCTGCTATGTAGGCGGCGACACTCGAATCGTGGTGGTTGAGCGAACAACTTCACTCGCGGACCTCTCCACGCGCCTCTCAAAGACGTTCCTGAATGGAAGACCGTTCAGCCTCAAGTACCAGCTCCCCAACGAAGACCTGGATTCTTTGATTTCTGTTACCACCGACGAGGACCTCGACAACATGATCGACGAGTATGACCGAACCAACAACAACCCTTCCGTGAAACCCTCGCGAATTCGGCTCTTTCTCTTCCCAACAAAGCCTGAATCGGTTCAAAGTATTCCGCCCATTCTAGAAAGTTCCGCCAAGTCTGATGATTGGTTCCTCAACGCCCTAAACGGCTCTGGATTGCTCAACCGGGGTTTCTCTGACTCTGCCTCTGTGAATTGCCTTTTGGGTCTCGACGACGATGCTTCGGGGAATAATGTTGACCATAGCTCAAGGGACCCTGTCGAGGCTTCTTCTCAGCCTGGATCTTTTGGAAACGGCAAGAATCCGAAACAGGAGGTTCATTCTGTTCCCGATTCGCCCATGCTGGAGACTACTTCTTCGTTTGGCTCTACTTCTTCATCGCCGTCGCTGGCCAATTTGCCGCCGATTAGGGTTCATGTGGAAGATGGCAGCGGTGGCGGCGGGGTTAGGATGGTGCAGGATCACAAGGTTTTGGGAATTGAGGAGCAGTTTGCGCAGATGGGTGTGAGTGTTGCCGGTGGATTGGGGCAGAAGCAAGACGAGGGGCTGGTGGTGCTTTCTTCGCCTCCGCCTCCGCCTGTGCCGGTCACTCTATCTGCCGCTGGGGTGGGTGTGCCTGTTAGCTCAGCGCTGGTGGCTGGGGAGTACCAGAACAGGGTTTTCTCCGATGATGAGAGATCGGATCATGGCGTGCCTGTGGGTTACAGAAAACCACCGACACCTCAGCCACAGTTGCAGCAACAACCACAGCAACAACCACAGCTTCAGCCTCAGCCTCAGCCGCAGCAAACACAGTCACAGTCACAACCTCAACATCAACAGGTTTTACAGCCTCAATTTCAACCGAAGTCAACTGGCGTCGTTGATTTGCCTTCTCCAGATTCAGTTTCAAG TGATAGTAGTCTTTCAAATGCAATCTCTCGGCAAAAAGCTGTGATCTATCAAGACCAAGTTCAGATTCAGCCTGGGACTACAAGGGTTCCTAGTAACCCGGTTGATCCAAAACTAAACGTGTCCGATCCTCATGGTCGGATCCAGATGCAGCAGCTTGTACAGGACCCAGGATACTTGTTGCAACAGCAATTTGAACAACAGCCGCCGCAGCAGCAGCCTCAACAGCAACAACAGCAGCAGTTCATTCATGGTACTCATTTCATTCACCATGCTCCTCCTGGGGCCGTGCCGATATCCGCCTACTATCCAGTATATCCTTCCCAGCAACAGTCCCACCACCAGGTTTACTACGTTCCTGCGAGACAGCCCCCGGCTTACAACATGCCTGTTCAGCAGCCTAACATGGCTGAATCCGCCTCAAGCATTCCTTCCAGCCGTCCCCAGACTCCGCCAAATCCCACCACATTGGTTCCACCTTCTGCAGCTTACAACCCCATGAGAAATGCTCCCATGCCCAAGACTGAAATGACGGCAGCTGCATACAGAGCTGTGAGTGCCGGTACCCCTCAATTGGTTCAAGTTCCTACCAGTCAGCATCAGCAACAGTATGTTGCTTACTCCCAGATTCACCACCCTTCTCAGTCTATTGCTCAAAATTCTGCTCCCCCTCATAATTATGCTTTTGATTATGCGGATCCGGCACATGCTCAGATATACTACTCTCAACCTCTGGCACCCTCAATGCCTTCTCAGTACCAGACCATGACAGCCGCTGCCATGGTAATGCCGGACGGTTCCACTCAGCAACCCTCGGACAACATGAAGCAACAGATAAGAACTTCACAGCCATTATAA